The following DNA comes from Flavobacterium sp. N3904.
ATAAAAAATCCAAAATCTACTGTTGAAATGCAAAACGGGCAAACCATACATTTCTACCCAACTAATAAAATCAGAATACCTGTTGACAAAGCTACCATTATAAAAAACAAAGTCGTTGACCCAAAACTTTATGATTCGATAGTACCGTATATAGACATAGATATTAAAGGAAATGCTATATACAAAAATAGGTTAATGATGTTGGATCTGATTGCCAACAACAACTGGAAAAGACCAGTTTACTTTAGCGGAGGTGCATTTGATCCTGAAGATTATCTATGGATGAAAGACTATCTGCAATTAGAAGGTATGGTATATAAATTAGTCCCTATAAAAACACCATTTGCAAAAGATGGCGGACAAATGGATATGGGTCGAATTGACTCTGAAAACATGTATGGCAAAATCATGAAATGGGATTGGGGCAACAGTGAAAGTACCAAAATCTATCACGACCCAGAAACAAGAAGAGAAAGTCTTACTTACAGAATGAATTTAGCTCGTTTGATGGACCAACTTATTGTGGAAGGAAAGATTGACAAAGCAAAAAATATCATTGAATTGGCGATGACCAAAATGCCTTTAGACAAATTTGGATATTATTCTTTAGTAGAACCATTTGCCAAAGGATATTATGATGTTGGCGAAAAAGCAAAAGCTCATGATTTACTTGAAAAATTAACAGCAAAATACCAAGAAAACCTTAATTACTATGCAAAATTAAGTCCTTCTGAACAATCTAGCATAGCAATAGACATAATTACCGATCTTGAACGCTACAGAGGCCTGTTAGAAGTTATGAAAGAAAGTGGCGATACAGAATTTTACAATAAAAGCAAAAAGACTTTTAATACGTATATCGAAATTTTCGCCCGCTTTGGACGTAAAAAAGAATAACAAATTCATTTGAGTTTATTTAAAAAAAATGCAGTGTTTAAATTAAACACTGCATTTTTTTATACTTTCATTTTATTGTAACTTTGAAATATGAGCTTCTATTGGATCAAAACAAACAACTTTATAAAAAGAATTTTCTCAAGTTATATTTGGGATATCCCCAATGCGGAAAATAAAATCTACCTAACATTTGATGATGGCCCCACTCCTGAAATTACAGAATGGGTTTTGGAACAATTAAAAAAACACCAGACAAAAGCAACATTTTTCTGTATTGGAAAAAACATTAGCAATCATAAGGATATTTTTCTGAAAATCATAAGTGAAGGACATTCGATTGGTAATCATACTTTCAATCACTTGAAAGGATGGCAGACGCCTACAAAAGATTATTTAGAAAATACAGAGCAATGTGGAGATTCTATTTCAGCGCAGCAATCTGAATCCTGCAATTTGCAATCTAAACTCTTTCGTCCTCCTTATGGCAAAATAAAAAAGTCGCAATCCAAAAAATTACGACAATTAGGCTATAAAATAATTATGTGGGATGTTCTCAGTGCAGATTTTGACCAAAACATAAGTCCTGAAAAATGCCTGAAAAATGTAATAGATAATGTAAAATCGGGAAGTGTAATAGTTTTTCATGACAGTGTGAAAGCATATAAAAACTTAGAATATACACTTCCGAAATCACTTGAGATTTTAAAACAAAGGGGATTTAAATTTGATGTAATTCAATAATTTAAAAGACATATAGCATTAAAATTATATTTGATCTTGAACAATACCGATAAGCGTATTGGCATCCAGTTCACCTGATTGCCTCCAGATCATAAGTCCTTCTTTATAAATCATTAAAGTTGGTAAGCCTTTTATGCGTAAAGCATCGGCTAGTTCTTGGTTTTTATCCACATCTATCTTTATCACCTTGACCTTATCGCCAAGTGCTGCTGCAACATCTTTTATTACTGGATGCATGGATACCGAAGATTCATTCCAATCTGTGTAAAAATCTATTAACACTGGAACTTGAGCATTTATAAGTTCTCCAAATTTTGACATAAAACCAAAATGTTTAATTTCTATTACTTTCGAAAAGAGATATTATCTTGCAAAATTAACATTTAAAACCAATTATGCTAATTTTTCACCCTTTATTAGTTTAATTACTGTAATTTCAGGCATAATTCCCACACGTCCTGGATAGGCATGAAAACCAAAGCCCCTGTTTACATATACATAACGCCCAAGGTTTTCATACAAACCGGCCCATTGCTTGTAAACATATTGTGCCAGACTCCACTTAAAATAGCCTGGAATTTCTATTCCAAACTGCATTCCATGAGTATGTCCAGACAAAGTCAAATGAAAGTGCTTATCGTCGTGTTGAACCAATTCATCCCAATGGCTCGGATCGTGACTCATCAGAATTTTGAAATCCTCTTTTGACAAATGCTGCGATGCTTTTTTTAAGTCGCCTGCCTGTTTGAAGTTTTTTCCCCAATTTTCTACTCCAACCAACGCTATTTTATCTCCACCTTTTTCGATAAAAGTATGTTCATTCAATAATAATGTAAAGCCAATTTGACCATACAAATTCTTGATTGCATCAAAGTTTTCTTCTTTGTCAATTTCTGTTTTCCATGTAACATATTCGCCATAATCATGGTTTCCCAGAACTGAATATTTACCATATTTATGCTTTTTGATTTTGTTGAAAGTCTCAAGCCATGGTAACATTTCTTTGGCATGAGTATTAACAATGTCACCTGTAAATAAAATTAAATCCGAATTTTGCTCATTGACCAAATCAATGGCGTAGTTTATTTTTTCAGGATTGTCAAAACTACCACTGTGCACATCGGAAATTTGAGTAATCGTAAATCCATCAAAAGCTTCAGGCAAATCGGGAAAATATATGGCTTGTTTTATAACTTTATAATTGTATTTCCCTTCGAATATCCCATAAATCAAAGACAAAAAAGGAATTGCTGCAAGTCCTAATCCAACTTGGCTAACAAATTTACGTCGAGAAGGCAAAAAATCTGTACTACTATTATAATCAATAAAATAATTTACAGATCCGGCGGCTAGTCTAAATATATCCTCTCCCAAAAGAACAATAGTCACTACAATTTTTGGAATATAAATTACTAACAACAACCCCATAGTAAGCATAGTTTGCTGTGTTTGTCCTACCGAACGATCAAATTGAGTGAAAGAATAGAGAATAAATACAAAAAGCAACAGGCTAATTATTTGATACGAAATCAATAGCCATCTCAACTTGATTAAAGTTCTAACTGCCTGAAAAGCATAAAGCTCTATCAAAAAAAGAACAAAACCTATAAGAAGTAAACGTATGATCATTATTTTTAAAAATTTTAGACAAAGTAACAACTAATGGATATGCTAAGGATTTATATTATCAAAATTTTAACGCAAAAAAAGGGAGCAAATTTCTTTGTCTCCCCTTTTCACCTATTAAAACCAACTTTTAATACCTTATCTCCAAATAATTTTCTTTACCCCAATAGAAAATGCAATTATTTTTTAGGCGCAGGCATAGCGGCAGTTGCAGGAGCAGCTGTTTTAGCAGTTGTAGTTGCAGCAGGTTTAGCAGCTTTTTTTGTTGTTTTTTTAGTAGATTTTACTTCTTTTGCTGGAGCTGTTTTAGCTGGAGTAGTTTGAGCACTTACCATAACTGTTGTTCCTAATGCAAGTGTCAAGACCATTAATAATTTTTTCATGATTTTAGATTTTAAATTAATAATTCGTTTATTAATAGGTCAAAGATATTTTCTGAAAATGAAGATTAAATGAAGTTTTGGCCTTTAGAAAAAAATTAACTTTTAATTGGGTTATTGCTGATTTGGAAACAACAGAACAAAGGTAGTTCCTGCGTTTATTTCCGATGTTATCTCAATAATTATATGATGAAATTGAGCGATACTTTCAACAATAGCAAGCCCCAACCCTTGCCCTTCCTGATCTGAGCTTACTCTGGTAAATCGCTTGAAAACATTTTGCTGTTGTTTATCATTCATTCCAATACCTGAGTCTGAAATGGACAAAAAATAATTTCCATTCAAAAAACCGTCTTTAATTTCAATGCTGCCAAATGGTTTGTTGTATTTGATTGCATTAACAATTAAATTATAAAACAAAATATGCATCAACGTTTTGTTTCCTGTAAAATGAAAATGATGTTCTATTTTTTTATGGAAAGTCAGCTCTTTGTCTTCTATTCTATCTTGCAAATCGGCTATCAAATTAGTAATTATAGCGTCAAAATCAATCAACTCATTTGCTTCATATTGATTGTTTTCAATTTTTGAAACCAACAATAAATTTGCTATTATCTTTTTTAATAAGTCTAATGTACTTAGCGAGCCCACAATTTTATCTACCGCGACATCATCCAAAGATTCATTTTGAAGCAAATTCTCGAATTTATTTTTCAATAGAGCAATTGGAGTCAAGAGTTCATGGGATACATTGGCAATAAACTGTTTCTCCTTTTTAAACAATTCACTTATTCGGTCCATCATCTGATTCAAGACAGTATCCAATTCCTGAAAATCTTTCGAATGTGTTTTTATCGGAGTATGATCAAAAGCTTCGGGTTCGTTTACATGCCGAATTTTGGTATCGATAATTTTATAAAAAGGTTTTAATAAATATTCGATATAAAAAGTATCCGCGAGAAAAGTAATGACAACAATGATTATTAAAACAATGATAATAAAAAACCGAATGATAAAGGTAAGGTCATTGATTTCGCTTAAACTATTCCCAATTTCCAATAGGTAATTGGTGTTTTCATACTTAAAATAATATTGAAGAATTCTATAATCATTGCGTTCTTCTTCAATTATTCTAGGCTCTGTAATAAAAAAGGTCCCAATTATTTTACTGTTTGAAGGTACTCTAGAAAGTAAAAGAAATTCGCTATGCAATGTCGAAAAACTGGCGTATGTTTCTGAAGTGTCGTTCCGAACAATAAAATCATTGATTTCTTCCTTATCTAAATGTTCTATGAATTTTTGCTTTTTCTCAAGCAGGCTCTTATTAATATGACTGTAAACCACTTTTTCGACCAAAACGGGAAGCATTAGCCATAAGACCAAAATCAGCAACAAACGCGATAATGCATTAAAAATAGCTAATTGATGCTTGATTTTCATAATTGATTTATATTGCTTTAAAATTAAACATTTATTCGGTACCCAACGTTCCTGACAGTTTCAAACCAATCAATTTTGGTGTGCTTATCCAATTTTTTTCGAAGATTTCGAACATGTACATCGATAAAATTCGAATCAGAGTTTACCTCAAGAATGTCTCCCCAAATGTGTTCGGTCAATTGCAAACGTGTTATTACCCGATTTTTATTTAGAACTAAATATTGAAAAATATCAAATTCTTTTTTGGTTAGATTAATGGGAATTTCATCATAACTTACTTTATAATCTTGCAATTTTAAACTAAAACCGTGAACATCCAACTGATTTACCGTAAATCCGTGCATTCTCCTAATAATAGCGAATAAACGAGCGCCCAATTCGGTTAAAGCAAAAGGTTTGGTCAAATAATCATCGGCGCCAAGTTGCAAACCGTTTATTCGATCCTCCAATTCTCCTTGTGCCGTAATAATGATAACGGCTATTTTAGAGTCTGTTTTACGAATCGCTTTTAGAATATCAAATCCGCTCCCATCGGGCAATCCTAAATCAAGAAGTACAATGTCATAATCATTACTGTTAATTTCCTCCAATGTCTCTTCGCAATTTTTGGAAATTTTACAAATATAACCGCTACTTGTTAGATATTCTTTTACTTCAAAAGCCAATTCGGGATTATCTTCAACAATAAGAATTTTCATATTTGATTATAATTTAAAAATTATTCAAAGTAACAACTAATGAAAATAAGGAGTACATACTATTATTAAAATTTTAACGCTCTAAAATGCAAAAAAACCAGTAAATTTCTTCACTGGCTTCCTTAACAATTAACCCTTTTGTTTTATTGCTATTCGAAAATGATAACAAAACAAAAACATTAATTATTTTTTAGCAGTAGAACTTGTTGTTCCTGTTGCTGCAGATTTTTTTTCTGTTTTCGCTTTTTTGTTTTTTGGATGTTTTGTCATTTTTACTTCTTTTGCTGGAGCTGTTTTTACAGGCAACGTTTCTGCATTTACCATAACACTAGTACCAAATAATACTACGATTAACATTAATACTTTTTTCATGATTTCTAAAATTTTGAATTAATAATTTATTTTTATAGGTCAAATGTATAATCCAAAAATGAAGACAAAATGAAGATTTATCGTTCTCAAAAAGTTTAACTTTGGATTAACACTCTCATC
Coding sequences within:
- a CDS encoding metallophosphoesterase; its protein translation is MIIRLLLIGFVLFLIELYAFQAVRTLIKLRWLLISYQIISLLLFVFILYSFTQFDRSVGQTQQTMLTMGLLLVIYIPKIVVTIVLLGEDIFRLAAGSVNYFIDYNSSTDFLPSRRKFVSQVGLGLAAIPFLSLIYGIFEGKYNYKVIKQAIYFPDLPEAFDGFTITQISDVHSGSFDNPEKINYAIDLVNEQNSDLILFTGDIVNTHAKEMLPWLETFNKIKKHKYGKYSVLGNHDYGEYVTWKTEIDKEENFDAIKNLYGQIGFTLLLNEHTFIEKGGDKIALVGVENWGKNFKQAGDLKKASQHLSKEDFKILMSHDPSHWDELVQHDDKHFHLTLSGHTHGMQFGIEIPGYFKWSLAQYVYKQWAGLYENLGRYVYVNRGFGFHAYPGRVGIMPEITVIKLIKGEKLA
- a CDS encoding thioredoxin family protein codes for the protein MSKFGELINAQVPVLIDFYTDWNESSVSMHPVIKDVAAALGDKVKVIKIDVDKNQELADALRIKGLPTLMIYKEGLMIWRQSGELDANTLIGIVQDQI
- a CDS encoding response regulator transcription factor codes for the protein MKILIVEDNPELAFEVKEYLTSSGYICKISKNCEETLEEINSNDYDIVLLDLGLPDGSGFDILKAIRKTDSKIAVIIITAQGELEDRINGLQLGADDYLTKPFALTELGARLFAIIRRMHGFTVNQLDVHGFSLKLQDYKVSYDEIPINLTKKEFDIFQYLVLNKNRVITRLQLTEHIWGDILEVNSDSNFIDVHVRNLRKKLDKHTKIDWFETVRNVGYRINV
- a CDS encoding sensor histidine kinase — its product is MKIKHQLAIFNALSRLLLILVLWLMLPVLVEKVVYSHINKSLLEKKQKFIEHLDKEEINDFIVRNDTSETYASFSTLHSEFLLLSRVPSNSKIIGTFFITEPRIIEEERNDYRILQYYFKYENTNYLLEIGNSLSEINDLTFIIRFFIIIVLIIIVVITFLADTFYIEYLLKPFYKIIDTKIRHVNEPEAFDHTPIKTHSKDFQELDTVLNQMMDRISELFKKEKQFIANVSHELLTPIALLKNKFENLLQNESLDDVAVDKIVGSLSTLDLLKKIIANLLLVSKIENNQYEANELIDFDAIITNLIADLQDRIEDKELTFHKKIEHHFHFTGNKTLMHILFYNLIVNAIKYNKPFGSIEIKDGFLNGNYFLSISDSGIGMNDKQQQNVFKRFTRVSSDQEGQGLGLAIVESIAQFHHIIIEITSEINAGTTFVLLFPNQQ
- a CDS encoding polysaccharide deacetylase family protein; this translates as MSFYWIKTNNFIKRIFSSYIWDIPNAENKIYLTFDDGPTPEITEWVLEQLKKHQTKATFFCIGKNISNHKDIFLKIISEGHSIGNHTFNHLKGWQTPTKDYLENTEQCGDSISAQQSESCNLQSKLFRPPYGKIKKSQSKKLRQLGYKIIMWDVLSADFDQNISPEKCLKNVIDNVKSGSVIVFHDSVKAYKNLEYTLPKSLEILKQRGFKFDVIQ